The following DNA comes from Castanea sativa cultivar Marrone di Chiusa Pesio chromosome 10, ASM4071231v1.
atacaaaaacagagTGTTTGTATACATTGGtgcttgtgtaccttgaatggccaatgaaacaaactttTCTAAACATTGTATCTTTtataacttagatgagcatttttatgcacaactaagtaagtgagttttgtggctcgtgtttgtgatgagtaaggttaagtgatctcttgtacttaacactcatatcactctttttgacaggaaggactaaaaaatcctaagagaaaggcataaataaccatcatACCATTGTTGCctaccaatcatgaaatgacatcagtatgcttcagcatagcaaaagtgcaatgtcaaaaaacttaacataattgagtatttcttttctctttcttatattttcatgtatgatatgcttaataaaagaaaaatacgcaaagaaaaataaaatcaaaaagattaaaatgtttcaaaacatgattgcaagcttgtattctagaagatgtgggagttataataagatgtaccttgaaggtgatagtctctaTCAAGCAGTTTtaatcgtgtgtgagttaaatatatttactcatatctcaaatcgtcataacatagagacacttatgccatcttgtgatgtttttacacacaacactcaatattctttgctacttttgatacatgtgcaggtacaatatgatttggccatcacaaggtttacatgtgttaatgtatgctcactaaactgttttaacttatttttaatatataaaattggttagactgtttagtatgtgtgtgtgtgcgtgtgcgtgtgtgtgtgcgtgcgtgttttggatctaaatgcatgacacttttcttgattgagagatgtttttgagagattaaaatgttggttggatctttggttgagtttcatgtttgattgcattcttgtttgtttttttctcttcttgaaaaactgttttcaaagcaatctcgacagctcctctACACCTCttgacagctaggctatctatcgagctctttagctttttcttatcgcaatctcaatGGCTTCTCGATCCATtaagaaagtttctgtctcctcgatagcttctcgatccatcgaggttggctTCTGCTTGACACCTCTAgatccatcgagatcctcttgcttgcattgtttttcacatgttttgcatctttctattatcttgtcatcATAGCATcttatttcattacattcatgtttttttatggattctttgtatCCCCTTGATtatctttgatcatctttatgtttctcgggtgaAGTTTTATAACTTCCTATACcttttgtcaatcatgacaaaaagggggagaaattgtgGAGAAATTGTGGTTTccttaagattctacaagttagggggagaaatacatgccctttTAAGGGGGAGATGCGTTTCATCTTGTTAAGGGGAGTGTTTACTTCCTTGTTATTAtaggagcttcttttagcttcttcttcttatacaccggtcttgtgaccatgtttacatatatatatacctctacatgtattgtttcttttctatctttatacacatgtttttttttgtatgcaatcttttatttctgtctcacactaagatgccttgatgagttttgtttaaagtgtttcagaaatacaggttgtcaaagtcttacttaccatgaactctcttcttgcaaagtttttcaagagtttgtgttaggatagattttattgtatttaaaaagtgagtatgagttgagtgatttatgacttctctcatatgttcatttgtttgttgtggttttgtcacggattgccaaaatgggagattgttaaggacatattttatgtaattggctaatcttttgataaaacgcactttacttgtaattgggtaaatctagtatgtgtttaatacttcaagaaacatgttgctcaagccaagtattaaagccatctTAAAACTGAACAGATAGCTCGATAGCTaccgatagatagctatctatcgaggtttaatgagtctcgacagatagctatctatcgagaattacgaaattagaatttttaaatCTGATTTTAGGCCTAtgttgacatgtatgtgtagagtttcttttctcacaaccctagacatatataaggcttattttaaaggccgtcacataaaaaaataaaaaggagaacacatgcaaaaggtgaccgattccttattctctctaaaagacgctactgcgtctttgcgccttaggggtTTGTAACCAAGTGattcttgatctttattgttgatgaagtgaagaattttgcagccaacatttttcttcctcaagttggtgagtgagtcacgtactgaaaTTCGTGCAAAaaagttagtcacatactgggatccgtgcatcaaaagggtggtattcatatattgaagagtttagagatTCCGAAGCAGTAGAAGATTcctactgtaagttcatctacggggattgtagagtttagggacaaaatttttgtactagatctgaaacttctctctactatagtgaattgttttactatgaaactagtttgtttcattagttttcttgggtcatcatatcttgtcttatttatttttttctgctgcatgatattgacatgatattgatgtttgtttgttttaataagttttatacataataaatgtaattaacaacttgagtttaaagcTTGTTAATTCTATAaccagggtctaaatttcctaacaattACTGAAGTGGAAAATTCTTCTAAAGATGTGAATGATATAGACCTTTCTGCAGTGATTTCTGAAGTGAACTTGGTAGGAGGAAATACCAATGAATGGTGGATGGACACTGGGTCTACTCGCCATGTATGTTTAGATCagaatttgttttcttcataCCATCACGTGGACAATGGAGAAGAAATATTCATGGAGAATTCCTCAACCTCTAAGGTtgtagaaaaaagaaaggtaatATTGAAGATGACTTCAGACAATAAACTTACTTTGAATGATGTACTGCATGTGCCAGATATTCGtaagaatcttgtttcttgctCACTGTTGAGTAAGAATGGTTTCAAATTGGTCATTGAATCTCACAAGTTTGTACTCACAAAGAATGACATGTACGTGGAAAAGGGTTATATGAGTAATGGgttattcaaaattaatatagaGTGAATCTGGAATATTGCAAGTGTGGATTTGGTTTGTAATAATGTAAGTGTGATATTGTAGTGGTGTGAGACTGTAACCGTGTGATATAGAaatgacacacacacacacacacatatatatatagataactTGTAGTTTACGTACTTTTGTACcgtaaaagtatatatataatcttcaaGAGACTTATATGTGTGTTTGATGTTATATATCTAgaattatttattacttttcgGCTTCTCTTTAACTGTGTATATGATTCTTTACAATTTTCCTCTTGactaatttttggaaaaatttgtttggcataTTACCGAAGGAAAAGGAATTCACACGGCCTAGATATATAAAGTGACAGGCTAAACTAGTCAAATCTTTTAATATGATTAAGTTAACCAGTTGAACTTGTAATATAAATCTAAGCTAGTACATTACTTCAACCTTTTATGGACGTGATGAATTGGATTGGCCATCATTTGTATTTACTATTTTGTGAAATCGTTTCTTTACAATAACTATTTGTTGACCCAATGTTATATTATGCGTTTAATGAACATATGTGATTATGATTATTGATAACATTGAATGGAAATGAAATGGTTCTGCAAAACAGTGATGTGTGGATCGAATGGTGCAATCCATTTGAACAAAACATAGGcagaatgaaagaaaatttgtaAGACACTATGAATTATGGAAATGTCacataacttttttataattatttaaatgtgGGGGTGTCTTCTTAAAAAGAAGGTGGCTTATTTAAAGAGGTTTTGATTGAGATACAAAACAATGACATGAGAAATATGCTACCTATTTCTAAATGTGTAATTACCAATTAAGTGTCTTGGTAGTACAAATAGTTATGGTAGGTCTTGACATATTTGTTAGAGACATATTACCATGAGGCAGTTGCTCTCAAATAGAAGttgtttcaaattataaaacGGATCCGTAATTAGTTGTTTGAGTGGAGAGCAAGTAAACTGCTCATCGAGGGGAATGAGGTTAAAGCCTATGACATAAAAGACTTCAGGATGGCAACCCGACCTAGCTGACTGGAGATCCCAAGATCTAGGTTCACTATGGAGATAACATCTCCCTCCCATTCCTATGATGAAATAGTGATGCCTGTAAGCGATGTTCATGGTAAACTTTACTTTTAATGATTCTTATATCTTGAAAAACCAAGTGGGGTATAGTAGGATACTCTTAATAAGAGTCTCCTATATGAGTATGAAGTGGGCCGCTTCCATGAGAGTTTTAAGGCTAAATTCTCTAAAACACTTCATGAATTTACCAGGATATGTTCAGGGCCGAAATGAACACAACTATAAGAATGAAATATGTTAGAAAATGAGCTCTGTGAATTCTATTGTCTTGGTGTATACAAACGGCTAAACAGTTCAAGACATCATGTTCACTGGTTAGCTAGTATATCCGATAGTTTTTCACAAAAGAAAGTTCAAAGCCACAAGCTACTTCACCCGATACAGTAACTTTTTTTCTACTCTTTCTGTGTCTACATCATCATTTGCATTGTGTTTATCAATTTCTATTCATGTAGgggattgttggaaaaataccaTAGAGTGCataagaaattgatgttttctatgttcacttgaagatattattaaaagtgataaaaatcaTGAGTCCCAcataagaaaggaaagtgataatatatgagtttatatgctcatgagttgaacattgggttgggcttttgccatatgtggactgggcctacttgtccaaataataatattttattatttttatttttgagtcaATTAGTCTGTGCACAGTAGTTATTACTGAAACAGAGTGTCTATTCAGTAACGTATAATTTTTCACAGTCcctcattcataaaaactacttttGAGAAAACTCTCgcagtgaaaatatttttatgtatttcattttgtgtcaaaaagagagaaagagacattgagtagttcaaagagacattgagtagttcCCCAAAGCAGCTATAACTTACTCGGGGGCCTTTAAATCAGATCATACTCCCATCATCTTGGACAATAATCCGGAAGATAGCTTCACCCATAGACCCTTCAGGTTTGAAGCTGCTTGGGTGCGAGATAACAGATGTAATGATGTTGTGGAAAAGGCTTGGAATGAAGAGGTTGGTGGTTCAGCCCTTGTAAAACTGTGCAAAAAGCAAGCAGCAACCAGATCAGCACTCTGGAAATGGAACAAGGAAGTGTTTGGGCACTGTCAAGATAAGATTAATAAGCTGATGGTTAAAATAACCAATTTTCAGAAAAATCCTCCTTCCGAACATAATGGAAGAGCAAAAAAAGCACTCCATGTAGAATTATCAGAATGGCTTGATAGATGCGAAATCCTTTGGAAGCAAAAGTCGAGGGAATTATGGCTGAAGGAAGGGGATAGAAATACAAAGTTCTTCCATCTTTCTACTATTATCCGAAGAAGGTATAATAACATTGATGCCATTAGGGCTGATGATGGTTCTTGGGTCACCAACTCAAAGGATATTAGAATCCAATTGTTCAATTCCTTTAAGAGACAATACacagaagaagaagtatatttCCCGGATAATCTAGACAATGTTATCTCTCCCTGCATCACTGAGGAAGATAATGCTTTACTTAAGAAAATCCCAACCCCTAATGAGATTAAGGCAACTCTGTTCCAAATGCAGGAATTAAAATCCCCCGGACCGGATGGTTTTCCTGCCCTGTTTTACAAAGAATTTGGCACATTGTGGGAGATgcagtgacacaagcaatcATTTCCTTCTTCATGGTTGGTAGCATGCCCAAAGAGGTAAATAGTGCTCTTATTGTTCTCATCACCAAGACCTCAAATCCCTTTTCAGTCAATAACTTTTGACCTATAAGTCTGTGCAACGTCGTATATAAGATCATTTCCAAACTCCTGGTTGCAAATATTCGTCCCATCCTCCACAAGCTCATCTCGCCTTGCCAATTTGTGTTCATCCTTGGCAGATGGATTGCTGAAAACCAAGTAGTCGTCCACGAACTTCTTCACAGCTTCAAAGTTAGAAAAGTTAAATCTGGTTTCATGGTAGTAAAGCTGGACCTCCAAAAGGCTTATGACAGAGTTAATTGGAGCTTCATCCAAACTGTTCTAACCAACTTCGGCTTGATAGTGGGTTCATCAGATGGATTTCAGCTTGCTTATCTTTAGTgtcatttgaagttcttgtgaATGGAGGCAAGTTGGATCAATTTAAACCTAGTAGAGGATTGAGGCAAGGTGACCCCTTTTCGCCATATCTATTCATATTGGGGCAAGAGGTGCTATCAAGATTGCTAGACAAAGAACTCTGTTCAGGCAATCTTAGTGGCGTAAAAGCAAGCGCTAGAGGACCTGCCTTAACACATGTGATGTACGAAGATGATATTGTCCTTTTTTCAAAGGCTATAAGACACGATGCAGAAATCCTAGCAAGATTCCTGGACAAATACTGTGATTGGTCGGGTCAAagcataaacaaaaataaatctagTATTTGTTTTTCCAAACACCCAAGTCCTCCCATTAGAATGAGCCATCAAACAGTTGCTCCAAatgaaaaaactcaaaaaagaaGCTGTTTATTTAGGAGCACCCCTGTTCCTAACTAGATCCCCTTCTAGGCACTTCAATTTTCTCCAAGAGAAATTAGAAGCCAAGCTGTCAGGATGGAGAAGTAGATGCCTTTCATGGGCCGGAAGGTGCACCCTCATTAACTCTGTCGCCCAAGCCATACCAAATTACACCCTATCCTCTTTTAACATCCCAGCCAAGACTTGTGACAAATTGGACTCCTTAACTAGGAGGTTTTGGTGGaagccaaaagaaaaggaaggaagaTTCTTAGCTTGGAAGGCTTGGGATAAACTGTGCTGCCCCAAGAGTTCAGGTGGTCTGAGTTTTAAGAAATCCAAAGAGGTAAACTCAGCTTTGCTAGCAAAACTAGCTTGGATGGTTATTGCGGGGAAAGAGAGTATTTGCATGGATTTGCTTCGGGCGAAGTATAAAGTTAGTAGTGATTGGCTAAGGGCTAAACCACCCAAAATTGCCTCCACCACTTGGAGAGCAATTGAGGGTGCTAAGAAGCTTATAGAAAAAGGAGCTTGCTATCTCCTGGGTGATGGAAGGTCTATAGATATTTGGGCAGACCCTTGGGTCCCATGGCTAGAAGGCTTCAAACCTCAACCTAGAATGAGCACAGACACTCAACAACAACTCAAGGCATTTGAGTTGATTGACCTTTCAACTAAAACTTGGAAATTTGCTATGGTGGCTGAATTATTCTCGGTTGAATCAGCTAAAGCAATCTTAGCTATTCCTATCCCTTACAGTCCCAGGCAAGATAAGCTCATTTGGGTGCCTGGCCCTAAGGGAATCTTGCAGTCAAATCTGTCCACAATGTCTCATTCAGAGCCCCTATCAGTGCTAATCTCCAAAGTAGCCACTGGAAGAAACTTTGGAAGGCAAAGCTATCTGAAAGATTAAGAATGCTGCTGTGGAGAATAGGAGCTAGTGCACTCCCTACAAAGGTGAATCTGAGTAGAAGATTTGACCACATTGACTCTACATGCATTCTCTGTAATAATGCGGAAGAATCTCCTATCCACCTCTTTTTTGGTTGTCCTTTCACCAGGGCTTTTTGGGCTTCTGCTTGCTGGGGTCTACGCATAGAAACCTCCTCCCTTGTTACTGATGAGGACATTATCAAGCTGATCTTAATTCCTCCAAATTCCCCCTTCCCATCACATGATCAGTGGACCATCTCCCTTAATATGGCGCTGATCATTGATGAAATTTGGGGGACAAGAAACCTAATTCAGTTTCAAGAAGGTATAGCTGATATTCATCTTTCTAAGAAGAATGTTCAAACAAGGTTCTTGGAGTATTCCAGAGTTTTCTCTGTCTCAAGTGCACTACCTGCTGTTCAGCCAACACCTGTGTGGACCCCTCCCCCTCATGGTTGGATCAAACTTAATGTGGATGCTGTGCTGAATAGCTCCAAATCTGCCCTGGCAGTGGTCGCTAGAGATCATCAAGGTGAAGTCCTATATATTTGGGGTTGTCAACACCATCTGTGCTCACCATCCCAAGCAGAAGCTTCTTCTATTCTTTGGGCTGTTAAGCTTGCGTTGCAGGAACATTGGAAGTCTATCATTGATGAGGGTAACGCACAGGTCTGCTTCGATGCTTTGTCTTCACAGGACCATATACTAGATTGGAACATTTGCACTATTATTAACAACATACGTAGCTTAAGTTCTAGTTTTGTTTCTTGTAAGTTTCGTTGGATCAAGAGAAACAGCAACTCAGCTGTGCATTCAGCTGCTAGAATTGCGTTGAACTCCTGCCAGCAGTATTGTTTCAATAAGAGTAATATTCCTCCCCCGCTTAAGTCGGTCTGTATGGAAGATTCCTCATTGTGCtcttttgtttgtgtttaatgaaattgaagtttagcaacaaaaaaaaaaaaggtcctaaCCAACCAATCAATCAATATCTATACGCTAAAAATGTGACATTTATTATTCCTatgtttttgttgaactatattagtTGTCATGTCATTATTTTCCTTTGgttctttgtttttaaaaaacatgtatataaatattaatgtaTGAAATAATGCATTTTGCCATTATTTATTTTCGAAAGTAATTATAACTTATCAATTATGATATGACCATCACTTTTTACTAAAAtgaatttacacatttttgaacttttatttttgagaagaattttttagaaaatataatattttgtacTAAATGTAActtataatagaaaatatatgtaatacGAATACTTTGAGTAGAGacaccatttatttatttttagtttatactCGCTTGAAAAAAAACTTATTCCACCACTGAATTCATATTTGTACACTCATGTAGTATTGAAGGCGAGGTTAAAGGGCTTAATTCTACTCCTACTTAGAGAACTGTATGTCATTTATATAAGCTTCAAGAGACAGAGTTAATAAAGCACttaaaaaatgggttttttttttcccctttcattttcttttcatgtaAACTATTACATGCAACtagttttcttgatttttttttttttttttttttgtggtgtacCAACTTTCTTTACATGGTACCAAATTTTTAACTTGAGTAAAATCTTTAACAGACACATAAAATCACATACACATACATAAtaatttagttaaaaatattaaCGTGATAATAAATATGATATGTTACTTTAACAACAAACCAATTCCATCACATTGGAACATATTACTTATAGAAGATTATAGTTTTACATcacttta
Coding sequences within:
- the LOC142612404 gene encoding uncharacterized protein LOC142612404, with translation MLLWRIGASALPTKVNLSRRFDHIDSTCILCNNAEESPIHLFFGCPFTRAFWASACWGLRIETSSLVTDEDIIKLILIPPNSPFPSHDQWTISLNMALIIDEIWGTRNLIQFQEGIADIHLSKKNVQTRFLEYSRVFSVSSALPAVQPTPVWTPPPHGWIKLNVDAVLNSSKSALAVVARDHQGEVLYIWGCQHHLCSPSQAEASSILWAVKLALQEHWKSIIDEGNAQVCFDALSSQDHILDWNICTIINNIRSLSSSFVSCKFRWIKRNSNSAVHSAARIALNSCQQYCFNKSNIPPPLKSVCMEDSSLCSFVCV